A single genomic interval of Musa acuminata AAA Group cultivar baxijiao chromosome BXJ3-4, Cavendish_Baxijiao_AAA, whole genome shotgun sequence harbors:
- the LOC135634937 gene encoding uncharacterized protein LOC135634937, with protein sequence MGCSLSGLNAFYDAVSGGGDVWINENRFRIVRQLGEGGFAFVFLVKEVVADGLARKKSINPSHISDDGTYAMKKIIIQTEEQLELVRLEIRVSSLFSHPNLLPLLDHAIIPVKGMQDGLLKHEAYLLFPVHLDGTLLDIAEAMQLKKESFTTITVLHIFRQVCGGLKHMHSFDPPYAHNDVKPGNVLITHRKGQPPLAILMDFGSARPARKEICSRSEALQLQEWASEHCSAPFRAPELWDCPSHVDIDERTDIWSLGCTLYAIMYGTSPFEYVLGESGGSLQLAVMNAQVKWPSGLNPPYPESLHQFVVWMLQPQPAARPNIDDIIIHVDKLITKYSP encoded by the exons ATGGGATGCTCGTTATCGGGGCTCAACGCCTTTTATGACGCCGTCAGCGGGGGCGGAGACGTCTGGATCAACGAGAACCGCTTCCGGATAGTGAGGCAGCTCGGCGAGGGCGGGTTCGCCTTCGTCTTCCTCGTCAAAGAGGTAGTCGCCGATGGCCTCGCCCGCAAGAAGTCCATCAATCCCTCCCACATCTCAG ATGATGGAACGTATGCCATGAAGAAAATCATCATTCAAACAGAAGAGCAGTTGGAGTTGGTTAGGCTGGAGATCCGTGTCTCGTCGCTCTTCAGTCACCCTAATCTGCTTCCCCTCCTCGATCATGCAATCATTCCCGTTAAG GGGATGCAAGATGGATTACTTAAGCATGAAGCCTACTTACTGTTCCCAGTTCACCTAGATGGTACTTTACTTGACATAGCCGAAGCTATGCAATtgaaaaaggaaagctttacaacaaTTACTGTTCTTCATATTTTCAGACAG GTTTGTGGTGGTCTGAAGCACATGCACAGTTTTGATCCtccatatgctcataatgatgtgaAACCTGGTAATGTTCTCATTACTCACAGGAAGGGACAGCCTCCTCTTgctattttaatggattttggtaGTGCACGTCCAGCAAGAAAAGAAATTTGTTCAAGGTCAGAGGCATTACAGTTGCAG GAATGGGCTAGTGAGCACTGTTCTGCACCTTTTCGAGCTCCTGAATTGTGGGACTGTCCAAGCCATGTTGATATCGATGAGAGGACAGATATCTGGTCTCTCGGATGTACCCTATATGCGATAAT GTACGGCACATCACCTTTTGAGTACGTGCTCGGCGAATCAGGAGGGAGCTTACAGTTAGCTGTCATGAATGCACAGGTAAAATGGCCATCTGGGCTGAACCCTCCTTATCCTGAGAGTCTCCACCAGTTCGTGGTGTGGATGTTACAGCCCCAACCTGCAGCGCGGCCGAACATTGACGATATTATCATTCATGTTGACAAGCTCATAACAAAATACTCACCCTAA